The following are encoded in a window of Arthrobacter sp. NicSoilB4 genomic DNA:
- a CDS encoding CGNR zinc finger domain-containing protein: MLFAPDTEVALRSVVNLINSAANGDDQLATTQDLDRFLAAEGFGGSRTRDAAELAGVHRLRRELAALWIADESAAVDTLNRLLREARALPQLVKHDQWDWHVHATTPDAPLADRMSTEAAMALVDVIRSKEMDRMLVCAAEDCNAVVLDLSRNRSRRYCDTGNCANRAHVAAYRARKAAS, encoded by the coding sequence ATGCTTTTTGCCCCTGACACAGAAGTGGCCCTGCGGTCCGTCGTCAACCTGATTAACTCCGCAGCCAACGGGGACGACCAACTCGCCACGACGCAGGACCTGGACCGGTTCCTGGCGGCCGAGGGATTCGGCGGCTCACGGACCCGGGACGCGGCCGAACTGGCCGGCGTGCACCGCCTCCGCAGGGAGCTTGCCGCCCTCTGGATCGCGGACGAATCCGCCGCAGTGGACACGCTGAACCGGCTGCTGCGGGAGGCGCGGGCACTCCCCCAGCTGGTCAAACACGATCAATGGGACTGGCATGTGCACGCCACCACGCCGGACGCGCCGCTGGCGGACCGGATGAGCACGGAGGCCGCGATGGCCCTGGTGGACGTCATCCGCAGCAAGGAAATGGACCGCATGCTGGTGTGCGCCGCAGAAGACTGCAACGCCGTGGTGCTGGACCTCAGCCGGAACCGCTCCAGGCGCTACTGCGACACCGGGAACTGCGCCAACCGCGCCCACGTGGCAGCGTACCGGGCCCGGAAAGCGGCGAGCTGA
- a CDS encoding MATE family efflux transporter, translated as MPASAPTPDTLPSSAGRRREILRLAVPAFGALIAEPLFLLADAAIVGHLGVAQLAGVGLASAVLHTVVGLMVFLAYSTTPAVARAVGNGQLARALAAGRDGIWLALLLGIVLAAAGFLAAEPLVDLMGAGAEVRIFAVEYLRWSMPGLVAMLLIFAGTGVLRGLQDTRTPLLVAAAGFTLNVALNLFLVYGLQWSVAGSAIGTSIAQWAMALVYVVMVQRNARNHGVSLLPDWRGVRALTKVGSWLMLRTLSLRIAILATVVVATAQGSVNLAAHQLAMTVFTLLAFALDALAIAAQAMIGKELGASRPSAARDLTGTMVRWGLALGVLTGILLAAAAPWAGLLFTSDADVQAALTLALWVLAAGQPIAGYVFVLDGVLIGAGDAKYLAIAGVVNLAVYLPLLLAVGQSGAAGGAGLLWLWAAFSLGYMAARAVTLGLRARTDRWMVLGLQ; from the coding sequence GTGCCTGCCTCTGCCCCGACTCCCGACACACTGCCGTCCTCGGCGGGCCGGCGGCGGGAGATCCTGCGCCTCGCGGTCCCGGCCTTCGGTGCGCTGATCGCCGAACCGCTGTTCCTCCTCGCGGATGCGGCCATCGTCGGACACCTCGGCGTGGCCCAGCTTGCCGGTGTCGGACTCGCGTCGGCGGTGCTGCATACGGTCGTGGGCCTGATGGTGTTCCTCGCCTACTCCACCACTCCGGCCGTGGCGCGTGCGGTCGGCAACGGCCAGCTGGCCCGGGCCCTTGCGGCCGGGCGGGACGGCATCTGGCTGGCCCTTCTCCTCGGCATCGTCCTGGCCGCCGCCGGCTTCCTTGCCGCCGAACCACTCGTTGACCTGATGGGCGCCGGCGCAGAAGTGCGGATCTTCGCGGTGGAGTACCTGCGCTGGTCGATGCCCGGACTCGTGGCGATGCTGCTCATTTTCGCGGGCACCGGCGTGCTGCGGGGGCTGCAGGACACGCGCACCCCGCTCCTGGTGGCAGCAGCCGGTTTCACGTTGAACGTCGCGCTCAATCTCTTTCTGGTCTACGGGCTGCAGTGGTCCGTCGCCGGTTCGGCGATCGGCACCAGCATCGCCCAATGGGCCATGGCCCTGGTCTACGTGGTGATGGTCCAGCGAAACGCCCGCAACCACGGCGTGTCCCTTCTGCCCGATTGGCGGGGCGTCCGTGCCCTGACCAAAGTGGGCTCGTGGCTGATGCTGCGGACGCTCAGCCTGCGCATCGCGATCCTCGCCACGGTGGTGGTGGCCACGGCCCAGGGGTCGGTCAACCTGGCCGCCCACCAGCTTGCAATGACAGTCTTCACCCTCTTGGCGTTCGCCCTGGACGCCCTCGCGATTGCGGCGCAGGCGATGATCGGCAAGGAGCTCGGGGCGTCCCGCCCGTCTGCGGCGCGGGACCTCACCGGGACCATGGTCCGCTGGGGTCTCGCCCTCGGTGTGCTCACGGGAATCCTGCTGGCCGCCGCGGCGCCGTGGGCGGGACTGCTCTTCACCTCCGACGCCGACGTCCAGGCCGCGCTCACGCTGGCGTTGTGGGTGCTCGCCGCCGGCCAGCCGATCGCCGGCTATGTGTTCGTCCTCGACGGCGTCCTGATCGGGGCGGGCGACGCGAAATACCTGGCGATTGCCGGCGTCGTGAATCTCGCCGTGTACCTGCCGCTGCTGCTGGCCGTCGGACAGTCCGGGGCCGCCGGCGGCGCGGGCCTGCTCTGGCTGTGGGCGGCGTTCTCGCTGGGCTATATGGCGGCCAGGGCTGTCACCCTGGGACTCCGGGCCCGCACGGACCGGTGGATGGTCCTCGGTCTGCAGTGA
- a CDS encoding DoxX family protein, protein MNQSTLTTSARTLLRIVAGFLFAAHGWQKFNEFTIAGTQAAFAQMGVPAANVAAPVIATLELVGGVALILGVLTRVFAALLAVNMLGALFLVHAPAGIYAETGGYELVLILAAAALAVALVGAGKVSVDKALFGRSGSRLSVLA, encoded by the coding sequence ATGAACCAGTCCACACTCACCACCTCGGCCCGCACCCTGCTGCGTATCGTCGCGGGATTCCTCTTCGCCGCCCACGGCTGGCAGAAATTCAATGAGTTCACCATTGCCGGCACCCAGGCCGCCTTCGCCCAGATGGGTGTGCCGGCCGCCAACGTCGCCGCCCCGGTCATCGCCACGCTGGAACTCGTCGGCGGTGTCGCGCTGATCCTCGGCGTGCTCACCCGCGTGTTCGCCGCCCTGCTCGCCGTGAACATGCTCGGCGCCCTGTTCCTGGTCCATGCCCCGGCGGGAATCTATGCCGAAACGGGCGGCTACGAACTGGTGCTGATCCTTGCCGCCGCCGCCCTGGCCGTGGCTCTCGTCGGCGCAGGAAAGGTCTCCGTGGACAAGGCCCTGTTCGGCCGCAGCGGCTCCAGGCTCAGCGTCCTGGCCTAA
- a CDS encoding acyl-CoA thioesterase: MSENAANSVTLRFLAAPTDVGHSGSVDAGTVLEWVDKAAYAAAVGWAKSYCVTAYVGNIHFADPVNSGDMVDVEATIVYTGRSSMHIRTVVSSGDPKGGPATMRSQCMVIFVAVGEDGKPIPVPQFEPVTPEEIEQRDHALARIKVREDIVQAMSGQEYTDAGTAENVVLRFMAAPTDVNWGGKVHGGIVMKWIDEAAYVCASRYCGMDTVAVFSGGVRFYRPLLIGHVVEVEARLVYTGTKGMHIAVHVRSGDPKGRELELTTYCLTVMVARDEHGTSVPIPQWVPVSEEDKRLHAHARELLEIRGRAPGNRLPNHLLRTGGA; the protein is encoded by the coding sequence ATGAGCGAGAACGCCGCCAATTCCGTGACCCTGCGCTTCCTTGCGGCCCCCACGGACGTCGGCCACAGCGGGTCGGTCGACGCCGGCACAGTGCTGGAGTGGGTGGACAAGGCCGCCTACGCCGCCGCGGTGGGCTGGGCCAAGTCCTACTGCGTGACGGCCTATGTGGGGAACATCCACTTTGCGGATCCCGTCAACAGCGGGGACATGGTCGACGTTGAGGCGACGATTGTCTACACGGGCCGGTCCTCCATGCACATCCGCACCGTGGTGTCGTCGGGTGATCCGAAGGGCGGCCCGGCCACGATGCGCAGCCAGTGCATGGTGATCTTCGTGGCCGTCGGCGAGGACGGGAAGCCTATCCCGGTGCCGCAGTTCGAGCCGGTGACGCCGGAGGAAATCGAACAGCGGGACCATGCGCTGGCCCGGATCAAGGTCCGTGAGGACATCGTCCAGGCGATGAGCGGACAGGAATACACCGATGCCGGAACGGCGGAGAACGTCGTCCTGCGCTTTATGGCCGCCCCCACGGATGTGAACTGGGGCGGCAAGGTGCATGGCGGCATCGTCATGAAGTGGATCGACGAAGCGGCCTACGTGTGCGCCTCGCGGTACTGCGGGATGGACACGGTGGCGGTCTTTTCCGGCGGGGTGCGCTTCTACCGGCCGCTGCTGATTGGCCACGTGGTGGAAGTTGAGGCCCGGCTGGTCTACACCGGAACCAAGGGCATGCACATCGCGGTCCATGTCCGCTCGGGGGATCCGAAGGGGCGCGAGCTGGAGCTCACGACCTACTGCCTGACCGTGATGGTGGCGCGCGACGAGCATGGTACGTCCGTCCCGATCCCGCAATGGGTGCCGGTGTCCGAGGAGGACAAGCGGCTCCACGCCCATGCCCGCGAACTGCTGGAGATCCGGGGCCGGGCGCCGGGGAACCGGCTGCCCAACCACCTGCTGCGGACCGGCGGCGCGTAG
- the dnaB gene encoding replicative DNA helicase: MSVTHLDSVEGTRGAEGSRKPPQDIPAEQSVLGGMMLSKDAIADVVEILRGVDFYRPAHETIYEAIIDLYGRGEPADAVTVSDELTKRGEINRIGGPAYLHELIQTVPTAANAGYYAEIVGERAVLRRLVNAGTKIVQLGYGQDGEVEDLVNQAQAEIYAVAERRTAEDYVVLKDVMESTVDEIEASGHREEGMTGVPTGFYELDELTHGLHPGQMIVIAARPAVGKSTFALDFARSAAIKNNLATVMFSLEMGRNEIAMRLLSAEATIGLQDLRKGTIKDEQWSKIATTMGRMNEAPLFIDDSPNMSLMEIRAKCRRLKQQHDLKLVILDYLQLMSSGKKVESRQQEVSEFSRALKLLAKELQVPVIALSQLNRGSEQRQDKRPMVSDLRESGSIEQDADMVILLHREDVYDKESPRAGEADILIAKHRNGPTKDIVVAFQGHYSRFANMAADAGGGGF, encoded by the coding sequence TTGTCAGTTACGCATCTGGACTCAGTCGAGGGGACCCGGGGAGCCGAAGGCAGCCGCAAGCCGCCGCAGGACATTCCCGCCGAGCAGTCGGTGCTGGGCGGCATGATGCTGTCCAAGGACGCCATTGCCGACGTCGTCGAGATCCTGCGGGGCGTGGACTTCTACCGTCCTGCGCACGAGACGATCTACGAAGCGATCATCGACCTCTACGGCCGCGGCGAACCTGCCGACGCCGTCACCGTCTCGGATGAACTGACCAAGCGGGGTGAGATCAACAGGATCGGCGGCCCCGCGTACCTTCACGAGCTCATCCAGACCGTTCCCACCGCCGCCAACGCCGGCTACTACGCCGAAATCGTGGGTGAACGCGCGGTCCTGCGCCGCCTGGTCAATGCCGGGACCAAGATCGTCCAGCTCGGCTACGGCCAGGACGGCGAGGTGGAAGACCTGGTCAACCAGGCCCAGGCGGAAATCTATGCCGTGGCGGAGCGCCGCACGGCAGAGGACTACGTGGTCCTCAAGGACGTCATGGAGTCCACCGTGGACGAGATCGAAGCGTCCGGCCACCGCGAGGAGGGAATGACCGGTGTCCCAACCGGCTTCTACGAACTCGATGAGCTCACACACGGCCTGCATCCGGGCCAGATGATCGTCATCGCCGCCCGCCCTGCCGTCGGCAAGTCCACCTTCGCGCTGGACTTCGCCCGCTCCGCTGCCATCAAGAACAACCTCGCCACGGTGATGTTCTCGCTGGAAATGGGCCGGAACGAGATCGCCATGCGCCTGCTGTCCGCGGAGGCCACGATTGGCCTCCAGGACCTGCGCAAGGGCACGATCAAGGACGAGCAGTGGTCCAAGATCGCCACCACGATGGGCCGGATGAATGAGGCCCCGCTGTTCATCGATGACAGCCCCAACATGTCCCTGATGGAAATCCGGGCCAAGTGCCGCCGCCTGAAGCAGCAGCATGATCTCAAGCTCGTCATCCTTGACTACCTTCAGCTGATGAGCTCCGGCAAGAAGGTGGAGTCCCGCCAGCAGGAAGTCTCCGAGTTCTCCCGTGCGCTGAAGCTGCTGGCCAAGGAACTGCAGGTCCCCGTCATTGCCCTGTCGCAGCTGAACCGTGGCTCCGAGCAGCGCCAGGACAAGCGGCCCATGGTCTCGGACCTGCGTGAATCCGGCTCCATTGAGCAGGATGCCGACATGGTCATCCTGCTGCACCGCGAGGATGTCTACGACAAGGAATCGCCGCGCGCCGGCGAGGCGGACATCCTCATCGCCAAGCACCGCAACGGCCCCACCAAGGACATTGTGGTCGCCTTCCAGGGCCATTACTCGCGGTTCGCCAATATGGCGGCCGACGCCGGAGGCGGCGGCTTCTAG
- a CDS encoding zf-TFIIB domain-containing protein, whose product MKCPVDSIDLIMSERSGVEIDYCPQCRGVWLDRGELDKILDRAAETMGPAVPAPPPPHAPVPPGHIPPPLYDLDPRRDDRRPDDRRYDDRRYDERRDQPRYDQPRYDERRRPRKKEGWLGELFDF is encoded by the coding sequence ATGAAATGTCCTGTGGATTCAATTGACCTGATTATGAGCGAACGCAGTGGGGTCGAGATCGATTACTGCCCGCAGTGCCGAGGCGTATGGCTGGACCGCGGCGAACTGGACAAGATCCTTGACCGCGCTGCCGAGACCATGGGCCCCGCAGTCCCGGCTCCGCCGCCACCGCACGCTCCGGTGCCGCCCGGCCATATTCCGCCGCCGCTCTACGACCTGGACCCGCGCAGGGACGACCGGCGGCCTGATGACCGCCGCTACGATGACCGCCGCTACGACGAGCGGCGGGACCAGCCGCGCTATGACCAGCCGCGCTATGACGAGCGCCGCCGCCCCAGGAAGAAGGAGGGGTGGCTCGGGGAACTGTTCGACTTCTAG
- a CDS encoding FMN reductase, with the protein METRRITVLSAGLGVPSSSRLLADQLAASAERQLAAAGYAADIEVLELRDLAVDIANNFVTGYAAPKLAGVIAGVEASDGIIAVSPVFSASYSGLFKSFIDVLDPKSLEGKAVLLGATAGTDRHQMVLDFAMRPLFTYLRTRTAPTAVFAGPQDWGNNDDGGSALSTRIDRAAGEFVGLLRGSQPQPRQAALESLPFEQLLAGISGRH; encoded by the coding sequence GTGGAAACCCGCCGTATCACCGTTCTTTCCGCCGGACTCGGCGTCCCGTCGTCGAGCCGCCTGCTGGCGGACCAGCTGGCCGCCTCCGCCGAACGCCAGCTCGCCGCGGCCGGATACGCCGCCGACATCGAGGTATTGGAGCTGCGGGACCTCGCGGTGGATATCGCGAACAACTTCGTGACCGGCTATGCGGCGCCGAAGCTGGCAGGCGTGATCGCCGGCGTCGAGGCATCGGACGGCATTATTGCCGTCAGCCCCGTTTTCAGCGCGTCCTACAGCGGACTCTTCAAGTCCTTCATCGACGTCCTGGACCCCAAGTCACTGGAGGGAAAGGCGGTCCTGCTCGGCGCCACAGCCGGAACGGACCGGCACCAGATGGTCCTGGACTTCGCCATGCGGCCCCTGTTCACGTACCTGCGCACCCGGACCGCCCCCACGGCCGTCTTTGCCGGTCCCCAGGACTGGGGCAACAACGACGACGGCGGCTCGGCCCTGTCCACCCGGATCGACCGGGCGGCGGGGGAGTTCGTCGGGCTGCTGCGGGGCTCGCAGCCGCAGCCCAGGCAGGCCGCCCTGGAGTCGTTGCCGTTCGAACAACTGCTCGCCGGCATCTCCGGCCGGCACTGA
- a CDS encoding PhzF family phenazine biosynthesis protein, producing MTSNTAPAPRLRHFGQVDVFSAEPFRGNPLAVVLDAEGLPAEAMQQFANWTNLAETTFLLPPTDPGADYRVRIFTGREEFPFAGHPTLGSAHAWLEAGGIPRQDGVLVQECAAGLVRVRRDGGRLAFAAPPLTRSGPVAEGDLARIAAGLGMPREALLDASWLVNGPDWIGVLLESAEAVLSVRPDYMALAGLKVGVIGPHPAGSAAGFEVRTFIPGDAAAEDPVTGSFNAGAAQWLIGSGRAPESYVAAQGTVLGRAGRVHIDAAGDDIWVGGNSVSCIEGFVLL from the coding sequence GTGACCTCGAATACTGCCCCTGCGCCCCGCCTGCGTCACTTCGGGCAGGTGGATGTCTTCTCGGCCGAGCCCTTCCGCGGCAATCCGCTGGCGGTCGTCCTCGACGCCGAGGGGCTCCCGGCGGAGGCGATGCAGCAGTTCGCCAACTGGACGAACCTTGCCGAGACCACGTTCCTGCTGCCTCCCACGGACCCCGGCGCAGACTACCGGGTCAGGATCTTCACCGGCCGCGAGGAGTTCCCCTTTGCCGGCCACCCCACCCTGGGCTCGGCGCACGCCTGGCTTGAGGCCGGTGGGATCCCGCGGCAGGACGGAGTGCTGGTCCAGGAGTGCGCGGCCGGGCTGGTCAGGGTCAGGCGCGACGGCGGCCGGCTGGCCTTCGCGGCCCCGCCCCTGACCCGCTCCGGGCCCGTGGCAGAGGGGGACCTCGCCCGCATCGCCGCCGGCTTGGGGATGCCGCGGGAGGCGCTGCTGGATGCCTCCTGGCTGGTCAACGGCCCGGACTGGATCGGGGTGTTGCTGGAATCGGCGGAGGCGGTGCTTTCCGTCCGGCCCGACTACATGGCCCTGGCCGGACTGAAGGTCGGCGTGATCGGCCCCCATCCTGCAGGATCCGCGGCCGGCTTCGAGGTGCGGACCTTCATACCGGGCGACGCCGCCGCGGAAGACCCCGTCACCGGCAGTTTCAACGCCGGAGCGGCCCAGTGGCTGATCGGCAGCGGCAGGGCGCCGGAGTCCTATGTTGCGGCACAGGGAACGGTGCTGGGCCGGGCAGGCAGGGTCCACATTGATGCGGCAGGGGACGATATCTGGGTCGGCGGCAACTCGGTGAGCTGCATCGAGGGCTTCGTCCTGCTCTGA
- a CDS encoding DUF1801 domain-containing protein, which produces MAVNKTRDDAQNETQNKTVATGASVEEFLAAVEHPVRREDGLRLLEMMSGITGQPAKMWGPTIVGFGTYHYKYDTGREGDAAAVGFSPRKASLSLYGLLYGPGAADLLGRLGKHKTGAGCLYINKLQDVDEAVLAELIRIGYRHVTTVLHHG; this is translated from the coding sequence ATGGCTGTGAACAAAACCCGCGACGATGCCCAGAACGAGACGCAGAACAAGACCGTGGCAACCGGTGCGTCCGTCGAGGAGTTCCTGGCCGCCGTCGAGCATCCCGTACGCCGGGAGGACGGCCTCCGGCTGCTGGAAATGATGTCCGGGATCACGGGGCAGCCGGCGAAGATGTGGGGCCCGACGATTGTCGGCTTCGGCACCTACCACTACAAATACGACACCGGGCGCGAAGGCGACGCCGCCGCCGTCGGCTTCTCGCCACGGAAGGCCAGCCTGTCGCTCTACGGACTGCTGTACGGCCCCGGGGCGGCGGACCTGCTGGGCCGGCTGGGGAAGCACAAGACCGGGGCGGGCTGTCTGTACATCAACAAACTCCAGGACGTCGACGAGGCGGTGCTGGCCGAACTGATCCGGATTGGATACCGGCACGTGACCACGGTCCTGCACCACGGCTGA
- the rplI gene encoding 50S ribosomal protein L9, translating into MAKLILTHEVTGLGAAGDVVEVKDGYARNYLLPRNFALTWSKGGEKQVESIKAARAAREHASLEDAQKQAAALSAKPVKLVVKAGETGRLFGTVKQGDVADAVEAAGLGRIDKRKVELPTHIKSVGSYQANVRLHNDVAAVIELDVVAGK; encoded by the coding sequence ATGGCAAAGCTCATTCTGACCCACGAAGTAACCGGTCTCGGTGCTGCAGGCGATGTTGTTGAGGTCAAGGACGGTTACGCACGTAACTACCTGCTGCCCCGCAACTTCGCCCTGACCTGGTCCAAGGGTGGCGAGAAGCAGGTTGAGTCCATCAAGGCTGCCCGCGCCGCCCGCGAGCACGCTTCCCTGGAAGACGCTCAGAAGCAGGCCGCTGCACTCTCCGCCAAGCCGGTCAAGCTCGTTGTCAAGGCTGGCGAGACCGGACGCCTGTTCGGCACCGTCAAGCAGGGCGACGTGGCCGACGCTGTTGAGGCCGCTGGCCTTGGCCGCATCGACAAGCGCAAGGTTGAACTGCCGACGCACATCAAGTCGGTTGGTTCCTACCAGGCCAACGTCCGTCTTCACAACGACGTTGCCGCTGTGATCGAACTCGACGTAGTCGCAGGCAAGTAG
- the rpsR gene encoding 30S ribosomal protein S18, whose protein sequence is MAKAELRKPKPKSNPLKAADITVIDYKDVALLRKFISDRGKIRARRVTGVTVQEQRKIAQAIKNAREVALLPYSGAGRG, encoded by the coding sequence ATGGCTAAGGCTGAACTCCGTAAGCCCAAACCAAAGTCCAACCCCTTGAAGGCCGCTGACATCACCGTCATCGACTACAAGGACGTAGCATTGCTGCGCAAGTTCATCTCCGACCGCGGAAAGATCCGCGCCCGTCGCGTCACCGGCGTCACGGTGCAGGAACAGCGCAAGATCGCACAGGCAATCAAGAACGCCCGCGAAGTTGCTCTGCTGCCTTACTCCGGCGCTGGCCGCGGCTAA
- a CDS encoding single-stranded DNA-binding protein, translating to MAGETTITVIGNLTNDPELRFTPSGSAVANFTIASTPRTFDRQSNEWKDGETLFLRASVWREAAENVAESLTKGMRVIVSGRLKSRSYETKEGEKRTVIELEVDEIGPSLRYANAKVNRTQRSGGGGAGNGAQGGFGGGNSGGGFGGGSGGNQGGNSGGTWGGNQPAQQQDDPWATPGVSNAGGGWGNGPDSEPPF from the coding sequence ATGGCAGGCGAAACCACTATTACGGTTATTGGCAATCTCACCAATGACCCCGAGCTGAGGTTCACACCGTCAGGTTCGGCAGTAGCGAACTTCACCATCGCGTCTACTCCCCGCACCTTCGACCGCCAGTCCAATGAGTGGAAGGACGGGGAAACCCTGTTCCTCCGCGCGTCGGTATGGCGTGAGGCCGCTGAAAACGTTGCCGAGTCCCTGACCAAGGGCATGCGCGTGATTGTTTCCGGCCGGCTGAAGAGCCGTTCCTACGAAACCAAAGAAGGCGAGAAGCGCACCGTTATCGAGCTTGAGGTCGATGAAATCGGCCCCAGCCTGCGCTACGCCAACGCCAAGGTCAACCGCACCCAGCGCTCCGGCGGTGGGGGTGCCGGCAACGGTGCCCAGGGTGGCTTCGGCGGCGGCAACAGCGGCGGCGGCTTCGGTGGCGGTTCTGGTGGAAACCAGGGCGGCAACTCGGGCGGAACCTGGGGCGGCAACCAGCCCGCACAGCAGCAGGATGACCCCTGGGCCACGCCCGGGGTCAGCAATGCAGGCGGCGGCTGGGGCAACGGCCCGGATTCCGAACCTCCCTTCTAA
- the rpsF gene encoding 30S ribosomal protein S6: MRPYELMVIIDPEVEERTVEPTLQKFLNVITTDGGTIEKVDIWGRRRLAYEIQKKSEGIYAVVNFTAEPATAKELDRQLSLNETIMRTKITRPEEQKVVAE, encoded by the coding sequence ATGCGTCCTTACGAATTGATGGTAATCATCGACCCCGAGGTCGAAGAGCGTACCGTTGAGCCAACGCTTCAGAAGTTCCTGAACGTCATCACGACCGATGGTGGAACCATCGAAAAGGTTGACATCTGGGGCCGTCGTCGCCTGGCTTACGAAATCCAGAAGAAGTCTGAAGGTATCTACGCCGTGGTGAACTTCACCGCTGAGCCGGCTACCGCCAAGGAACTTGATCGCCAGTTGAGCCTCAATGAGACCATCATGCGCACCAAGATCACCCGCCCCGAAGAGCAGAAGGTTGTTGCTGAGTAA
- a CDS encoding DUF1345 domain-containing protein, producing the protein MTTGYQPAGPVRRSRLRFAAMLVAGAAAAAVTGLTGHWVAAPATGWSVAALTYVAWVWLAIGRFDPAETRAHATTEDPSRSITDLLILAANVASLGAVAAVVVDSHAGEGRSGLGGALLALASVALSWLLVQTLFTLRYAELYYSTDGKAGTAVGGIDFNQEGPPQYTDFAYLASSLGMTYQVSDTALQNHGIRAEALKHSLLSYLFGTVILATTISLVISLAF; encoded by the coding sequence ATGACCACCGGATACCAGCCCGCCGGCCCTGTCCGCCGCAGCCGGCTGCGCTTTGCCGCCATGCTCGTCGCGGGCGCCGCGGCGGCCGCGGTTACCGGCCTGACCGGGCACTGGGTGGCCGCTCCCGCCACGGGCTGGAGCGTCGCCGCCCTGACCTACGTCGCGTGGGTCTGGCTAGCGATCGGACGGTTCGACCCCGCCGAAACCCGCGCGCACGCAACAACAGAGGACCCGTCCCGCAGCATCACCGACCTGCTGATCCTGGCAGCCAACGTCGCCAGCCTGGGCGCGGTGGCCGCCGTCGTCGTTGATTCCCATGCCGGCGAGGGAAGGTCCGGCCTCGGCGGCGCGCTTCTGGCGCTGGCGTCAGTGGCCCTGTCCTGGCTGCTCGTGCAGACGCTATTCACGCTGCGGTACGCCGAGCTGTACTACAGCACGGACGGGAAAGCCGGGACGGCGGTGGGCGGCATCGACTTCAACCAGGAGGGACCGCCGCAGTACACCGACTTCGCCTACCTCGCCTCGAGCCTGGGCATGACCTACCAGGTCTCGGACACAGCACTCCAGAACCATGGCATCCGGGCGGAGGCACTCAAGCACAGCCTGCTGTCCTACCTCTTTGGCACCGTTATCCTCGCCACGACCATCAGCCTCGTGATCAGCCTGGCCTTCTAA